The DNA window tacttttatatgtatCACAGTAACTGTAAAGACATCTCTTAAACTCCAAATCACAGATCTCTTTGCCACTATTACATGTATCATAACAAATATCATGTACATCACAACATTTCGTCATTTGATCTAGTGGCAAATACTCAGAAGATATCTCAAACCCCAATGAGCCACAGCCATCAGATTTTGGAGAATGATTTTTATTGCGCACAGGCTTGTTGCCtgaaagaaattatatttaaaaaaaaaatgtaatctcTGAAGGATAGATTATCTATCATACAACTAAACCTACCCTCAGGACATGAGAAAATACAGTCTTCTTCTACAGCAGCATCAAAAATATCGTGCAGTGACTTGAATTTTTCAGCTACAGTAATGACATTTTTGAACACATCACCGAAAACTGACTCTGCTGATAAAACTGCATCCTTAAGATTTCTAAGCATAGTAGATCCAATACCAGTATAAGCATATGCAGCAAACGTTaacatgtaaattaaaatctttctgTAAGGAATATCCATTACGCAAATTGTCTATTTTCGTCTCTAGGTACTCATTAGCCTCATCCCTCAGTAAACCCTATAC is part of the Pieris rapae chromosome 21, ilPieRapa1.1, whole genome shotgun sequence genome and encodes:
- the LOC110998118 gene encoding group XIIA secretory phospholipase A2, whose product is MDIPYRKILIYMLTFAAYAYTGIGSTMLRNLKDAVLSAESVFGDVFKNVITVAEKFKSLHDIFDAAVEEDCIFSCPEGNKPVRNKNHSPKSDGCGSLGFEISSEYLPLDQMTKCCDVHDICYDTCNSGKEICDLEFKRCLYSYCDTYKSINVAADAITKGCKGAAKLLFTGTLTLGCKSYLDAQNKACYCPPTKNKNKKYATGNGEL